From a single Terriglobia bacterium genomic region:
- a CDS encoding DedA family protein yields MHWIVETTRHYLQTYGYWAVLVALLGENAGLPLPGETILILASFVAYQGEHLKLPWVIVVGICAATMGDNIGYWIGRRGGRPLLEKWKHFFRISDDTIHAGEDFLRRRGSVAIFAARFIAGMRIVAGPLAGVLCMEWKRFLAANAAGAAVWATAIACAGYFFGSQYEALAGVVKQTELVILLAVVLVALHLLRQNRK; encoded by the coding sequence ATGCACTGGATCGTCGAGACCACCCGCCACTATCTCCAAACCTACGGCTACTGGGCTGTCCTGGTGGCGCTGCTGGGGGAAAACGCGGGCCTGCCGCTGCCCGGCGAAACCATTCTCATCCTCGCCAGCTTTGTCGCCTATCAGGGCGAGCACCTGAAGTTGCCGTGGGTGATCGTGGTCGGTATCTGCGCCGCCACTATGGGCGATAACATCGGATACTGGATCGGACGTCGCGGTGGGCGCCCGCTGCTGGAGAAGTGGAAACATTTTTTTCGCATCAGCGATGACACCATTCACGCGGGCGAGGACTTCCTGCGCCGCCGCGGTTCCGTCGCCATCTTCGCGGCGCGATTCATCGCCGGGATGCGCATCGTCGCCGGTCCGCTCGCCGGCGTGCTGTGCATGGAGTGGAAGCGTTTTCTGGCGGCGAATGCTGCCGGAGCGGCGGTGTGGGCCACGGCGATCGCCTGTGCCGGATACTTCTTCGGCAGCCAGTACGAGGCGCTGGCCGGCGTGGTCAAGCAGACCGAACTGGTGATTCTCCTCGCCGTGGTGCTGGTCGCGCTTCACCTCTTGCGGCAAAACAGAAAATGA
- a CDS encoding PGPGW domain-containing protein, protein MKEQLKRVALLAVGWGFILLGIAGLFLPVLQGILFLLIGLFILSSEYVWAHKLLYKLKLRFPHIAEHFEHARQRSEAWMARTLHKKKPPVKARAPGTDADS, encoded by the coding sequence ATGAAGGAGCAGCTCAAGCGCGTGGCCCTGCTGGCGGTGGGATGGGGCTTCATCCTGCTCGGCATCGCCGGGCTGTTTCTGCCGGTGCTGCAGGGTATCCTGTTCCTGTTGATCGGCCTCTTTATCCTTTCCAGCGAGTACGTGTGGGCCCACAAGCTGCTGTACAAACTGAAGCTCCGCTTCCCCCACATCGCGGAACATTTCGAACATGCCCGGCAACGTAGTGAAGCCTGGATGGCGCGCACGCTCCACAAGAAAAAACCACCCGTGAAAGCAAGAGCGCCCGGAACCGACGCTGATAGTTGA
- a CDS encoding DUF58 domain-containing protein: protein MFRSFHIEKEAWLRFLVALAGLTLAFGAAIFSTVTRQAGNVIATAIFASAALLLAGLVGLATVPYLARRVALHRVREAFDYDVTREGLVYLAMVLVIGVAALNTGNNLLFIVVSAMLAAIIVSGIASAAILRSLELDVALPEHVFAGESVLGRITLQNLRRVLPSLSVSVVPPKRHHGHRRLQWERSSFVYPAKAPRAKQWVHVPDLSLRLVAEQESPPGIFNGQAYFPYVPARATVSRELELDFARRGRYVQDGFGLSTRFPFSFLMKTRRVPLAREIVVYPSVQPTDELLEILPMITGEFEAFIRGRGHDLYRIREYLPEDSARHVDWKASARTGSMKVREFTREDERKLRIVFDNPPQAVVNEASYERGIALAASLAWHFAGEATDLSFTAPEYHGGNDIYEFLRYLALVGPQPADPTPPSVLDHLQASDDYNVILTARPRGSIPTALWTCSYFFFFGEER from the coding sequence TTGTTCAGATCATTCCATATCGAGAAGGAAGCTTGGCTCCGCTTCTTGGTGGCGCTGGCCGGACTGACGCTGGCGTTTGGCGCCGCCATCTTCTCCACCGTCACGCGGCAGGCGGGAAACGTAATCGCCACCGCTATCTTCGCTTCGGCGGCGCTGCTGTTGGCGGGCTTGGTCGGGTTGGCCACCGTGCCCTATCTGGCGCGGCGAGTGGCGCTGCACCGCGTGCGCGAAGCCTTCGACTACGACGTCACGCGCGAAGGCCTGGTGTATCTGGCCATGGTGCTGGTGATCGGGGTGGCGGCGCTCAACACCGGCAACAACCTGCTGTTCATCGTCGTTTCCGCGATGCTGGCCGCGATCATCGTGTCGGGCATCGCCTCGGCGGCGATCCTGCGCAGCCTGGAACTCGATGTCGCCCTGCCGGAGCACGTGTTCGCGGGCGAATCGGTGCTGGGACGCATTACGCTGCAGAACTTGCGCCGCGTGTTGCCGTCGTTGTCGGTGAGCGTGGTGCCGCCCAAACGACACCACGGGCACAGGCGCCTGCAATGGGAGCGCTCGAGCTTCGTGTATCCGGCGAAGGCGCCGCGCGCAAAGCAGTGGGTGCACGTGCCCGATCTTTCGCTGCGCCTGGTGGCCGAACAGGAGAGTCCGCCCGGCATCTTCAACGGCCAGGCATATTTTCCCTACGTGCCGGCGCGCGCCACCGTGAGCCGGGAACTGGAACTCGATTTCGCCCGCCGCGGCCGCTACGTGCAGGACGGGTTTGGGCTGTCCACGCGCTTTCCCTTCTCGTTTCTGATGAAGACACGCCGCGTTCCGTTGGCGCGCGAAATTGTCGTATACCCCAGCGTGCAACCTACCGACGAACTGTTGGAAATTCTGCCGATGATTACCGGCGAGTTCGAAGCGTTCATCCGCGGGCGCGGGCACGACCTGTATCGCATCCGCGAGTATCTGCCCGAGGACTCGGCCCGGCACGTGGACTGGAAGGCTTCAGCGCGCACCGGGTCGATGAAGGTGCGCGAGTTCACGCGTGAGGACGAGCGCAAGCTGCGCATCGTGTTCGACAATCCGCCCCAAGCCGTGGTGAACGAAGCCTCGTACGAGCGCGGGATCGCGCTGGCGGCGTCGCTGGCGTGGCACTTCGCGGGCGAGGCCACCGACCTCTCGTTCACCGCGCCCGAATACCACGGCGGAAACGACATTTACGAATTTCTGCGATATCTCGCGCTGGTCGGGCCGCAACCGGCGGACCCCACGCCGCCATCGGTGCTGGATCACCTCCAGGCCAGCGACGATTACAACGTCATTCTTACCGCGCGCCCGCGGGGCAGCATTCCGACCGCGCTGTGGACCTGTTCGTACTTCTTCTTTTTTGGAGAGGAAAGGTGA
- a CDS encoding CBS domain-containing protein, which produces MAAVNSLIRDRETYHVEAEQTVAEVVKQMVDWNIGAVAVLRNGELAGLFSERDLMKRVVHEMRDPRTTRIAEVMTRDLVTVPPECSLEDCLELMRERGFRHLPVCQGKQLRALISLRDILAHAVVEKDGEVQMMRAYIAQST; this is translated from the coding sequence ATGGCAGCGGTCAATAGTCTGATCAGGGATCGGGAGACTTACCACGTCGAGGCCGAGCAGACGGTCGCCGAGGTGGTGAAGCAGATGGTGGACTGGAACATCGGAGCGGTGGCGGTGCTGCGTAACGGAGAACTCGCGGGACTGTTTTCCGAGCGCGACCTGATGAAACGCGTGGTGCACGAAATGCGCGATCCGCGAACGACCAGAATTGCCGAGGTGATGACGCGCGACCTGGTGACGGTGCCGCCGGAATGCAGCCTGGAGGATTGCCTGGAATTGATGCGCGAGCGCGGCTTCCGCCATCTGCCGGTCTGCCAGGGGAAGCAGTTGCGCGCATTGATTTCGCTGCGCGACATTCTGGCTCATGCCGTCGTGGAGAAAGACGGCGAAGTGCAGATGATGAGGGCGTACATCGCGCAGAGCACGTAA
- a CDS encoding FAD-binding protein, whose protein sequence is MPRSRISKELTTIVGLEAVLDGAEDLMLYEYDAGLSTGTPQWVVFPETTEQVSQIVRLASRMNVPLVPRGAGTGLSGGSIPRAGGIVLVCSRMTRILEIDAANRRAVVQPGVVNADLSAVVAQHGLFFAPDPASQKASTIGGNVAENSGGPHTLAHGVTVNHITGLEVVLPDGRVVQMGGKAVDSCGYDLTGLFVGTEGTVGIVTSITVKLTKVAEAVETLLAIFNTIDDAANAVASITAGGITPVALEMLDGKTLRCVEEATHAGYPMDSGAVLLIELEGLREVVTEQAEAVRAVCERHNAREVRRAANERQRQLLWKGRKTAFAALGRLAPAYYTQDGVVPRSHIAKVLRYIETVAQKCNLQIGNIFHAGDGNLHPCILFDMRDPDQVKRTHEAGHMILQYCVDCGGTITGEHGVGMEKNELMPLLFSEDDLEVMKRVHDAFNPKSVLNPQKLFPTPRSCRETNIAGRIGVSRSARW, encoded by the coding sequence ATGCCGCGCTCACGGATCAGCAAAGAACTAACGACGATTGTCGGTCTCGAGGCGGTGCTCGACGGCGCCGAAGACCTCATGCTCTACGAGTATGACGCGGGGCTGTCCACGGGCACGCCGCAATGGGTGGTGTTCCCGGAGACGACGGAGCAGGTGTCGCAGATCGTGCGACTGGCGTCGCGGATGAACGTTCCGCTGGTGCCGCGCGGCGCCGGTACAGGATTGAGCGGCGGCTCGATTCCGCGCGCCGGCGGCATTGTCCTGGTGTGCTCGCGCATGACCAGGATTCTGGAGATCGATGCAGCCAACCGGCGCGCCGTGGTTCAGCCCGGAGTGGTGAACGCGGATCTGTCGGCGGTGGTGGCGCAGCACGGGTTGTTCTTCGCGCCCGATCCGGCGAGCCAGAAGGCGTCCACCATCGGCGGCAACGTGGCGGAGAATTCCGGCGGGCCGCACACGCTGGCGCACGGGGTTACGGTGAACCACATCACCGGGCTGGAAGTCGTGCTGCCCGACGGCCGCGTCGTGCAGATGGGCGGCAAAGCGGTGGATTCGTGCGGCTACGACCTGACGGGGTTGTTTGTCGGGACGGAGGGAACCGTCGGGATCGTCACCTCGATCACGGTGAAGCTGACCAAAGTGGCGGAAGCGGTGGAAACGCTGCTGGCGATCTTCAACACCATTGACGACGCGGCGAACGCGGTAGCGTCCATTACAGCCGGAGGCATCACGCCGGTCGCGCTGGAAATGCTGGACGGCAAGACGCTGCGCTGCGTGGAGGAAGCTACGCACGCGGGATATCCCATGGATTCCGGCGCGGTGCTGCTGATCGAGCTGGAAGGATTGCGCGAGGTGGTGACGGAACAGGCGGAGGCGGTGCGCGCGGTCTGCGAGCGGCACAACGCTCGCGAGGTGCGGCGCGCGGCCAACGAGCGGCAGCGGCAATTGCTATGGAAGGGCCGCAAGACGGCGTTCGCGGCGCTGGGCAGGCTGGCCCCGGCGTATTACACGCAGGACGGCGTGGTGCCGCGCAGCCACATCGCCAAGGTGCTGCGCTACATCGAGACGGTAGCGCAGAAGTGCAACCTGCAAATCGGGAACATCTTTCACGCCGGCGACGGCAACCTGCACCCGTGCATCCTATTCGACATGCGAGACCCGGACCAGGTGAAGCGCACGCACGAGGCGGGGCACATGATTCTACAGTACTGCGTGGATTGTGGCGGGACCATCACCGGGGAGCACGGCGTCGGCATGGAAAAGAACGAGCTGATGCCGCTGCTGTTCAGCGAGGACGATCTCGAGGTCATGAAGCGGGTGCATGACGCGTTCAATCCGAAGTCGGTGCTCAACCCGCAGAAGCTGTTTCCGACGCCGC